From the Vibrio algarum genome, one window contains:
- a CDS encoding acyltransferase: protein MPTEHSQKIASLELGRIISMFAIVLLHNHILISAPLFDGTPWVGYIVNQLARFSVPFFFLLSGYLIQPKLSSDPFHTLISYSLPLIKIWVVWSVICLLMPFNWEMWTTQGYMAERSAYWGWLMQNPLNTFMEGGLVHLWFIPGLVCAVAIIALGVKLQITVLLPVVAIALYLYGVAAGSYDSITGIVAPFFTRNGPFFSTLLVLLGYEIRRKNYTLSIQVASLLAVIGMCIHFFEAYWLTGFDKAFNIHDFLLGTPFWGLGLFFILLNNPLWGNHPYVFKLSSMVLGVYIVHLPVVIAMQNITGMLGLETYIRDIVLVAGTTIVTLLFVWLVSRTILRKVFFR from the coding sequence ATGCCAACCGAACATTCTCAAAAAATCGCCAGCCTTGAATTAGGTCGCATTATCTCCATGTTTGCAATTGTGCTACTCCATAATCATATTCTGATCAGTGCACCACTTTTTGATGGCACACCATGGGTAGGTTATATCGTCAATCAGCTTGCTAGATTCTCTGTCCCTTTTTTCTTTCTATTATCTGGGTATTTGATCCAACCAAAGCTTTCTAGTGATCCCTTTCATACTCTTATTTCCTATAGCTTACCACTGATTAAAATATGGGTTGTATGGAGTGTTATTTGTCTTCTGATGCCATTTAATTGGGAAATGTGGACAACACAAGGATACATGGCTGAACGGAGTGCATATTGGGGGTGGTTGATGCAAAACCCTCTAAATACCTTTATGGAGGGTGGCCTTGTTCATTTGTGGTTTATTCCAGGGCTTGTTTGTGCGGTGGCTATCATTGCATTGGGTGTTAAGTTGCAAATAACGGTGTTACTACCAGTCGTCGCTATTGCTCTGTATCTATATGGAGTGGCAGCGGGTAGTTACGATAGTATCACTGGTATTGTTGCACCGTTCTTTACACGAAATGGTCCTTTTTTTAGTACACTTCTGGTTTTGCTTGGCTATGAAATAAGACGTAAAAATTACACTCTTTCGATTCAGGTAGCGTCTCTCTTAGCTGTCATCGGTATGTGTATTCATTTCTTTGAAGCATATTGGCTCACAGGATTCGACAAAGCTTTCAACATTCATGACTTCCTACTTGGTACACCATTTTGGGGCCTAGGTTTATTTTTCATTTTGTTAAACAATCCATTATGGGGGAACCACCCATACGTATTTAAGTTAAGCAGCATGGTGCTTGGAGTTTACATTGTGCATCTTCCTGTTGTTATTGCGATGCAAAATATTACGGGTATGTTGGGTTTAGAAACCTATATACGGGATATAGTTTTAGTGGCCGGAACGACGATTGTTACCCTGTTATTTGTATGGTTGGTTTCTCGTACTATATTGAGGAAAGTATTCTTTCGTTAG
- the aldA gene encoding aldehyde dehydrogenase encodes MARVISEEQGKTLGLAEVEVSFTADYIDYMSEWTRRIEGEIITSDRQDENIFLFRKPIGVVAGILPWNFPFFLIARKMAPALVTGNTIVIKPSEETPNNCFEFAKLVAETDLPDGVFNVVSGKGNVGAALTSSPKVDMISFTGSVKTGENIMASAAPNITKLNLELGGKAPAIVLDDADIELAVKAIRDSRIINSGQVCNCAERVYVQRGVAEEFIARITAEMKETRFGDPLKDDSIEMGPLVNRQGLEKVRDSVETALAQGAKLECGGGIADTPTGHYFLPTVLSGCDMSMDIMKQETFGPVLPIQIVDTLDEAIAFSNDCEYGLTSSIYTKDLSKAIRAVKRLEFGETYINRENFEAMQGFHAGVRKSGIGGADGKHGLYEYLSTQVVYMQS; translated from the coding sequence CTGGCTCGTGTCATTAGTGAGGAACAGGGTAAAACATTAGGGCTTGCTGAGGTGGAAGTCAGTTTTACTGCTGACTATATCGATTATATGTCTGAGTGGACAAGAAGAATTGAAGGCGAGATAATTACAAGTGACAGGCAGGATGAAAACATATTCTTGTTTAGAAAACCCATTGGCGTTGTTGCTGGTATTCTTCCTTGGAATTTCCCATTTTTCCTCATTGCAAGAAAAATGGCTCCTGCGTTAGTGACTGGCAACACGATAGTAATCAAACCAAGTGAAGAGACACCTAATAATTGTTTTGAGTTTGCAAAATTAGTGGCTGAAACAGATCTACCTGATGGGGTATTTAACGTTGTTTCCGGAAAAGGTAACGTTGGAGCTGCATTAACTTCAAGCCCTAAAGTGGATATGATTAGTTTTACTGGTAGTGTGAAAACTGGTGAAAACATAATGGCTTCGGCTGCTCCTAATATTACTAAGTTGAACTTAGAACTTGGTGGTAAGGCACCTGCTATTGTTCTTGATGATGCTGATATTGAATTGGCGGTTAAAGCTATTCGCGACTCTAGGATTATTAATTCTGGTCAAGTATGTAACTGTGCTGAACGTGTTTATGTACAACGTGGTGTAGCAGAAGAATTTATTGCTCGTATTACAGCAGAAATGAAAGAGACGCGATTTGGAGACCCGTTAAAAGACGACTCGATTGAAATGGGTCCACTTGTTAATAGGCAAGGATTAGAGAAGGTGAGAGATTCGGTTGAAACGGCTTTGGCACAAGGAGCGAAACTGGAATGTGGTGGTGGGATTGCTGATACTCCTACAGGCCATTACTTTTTGCCAACAGTATTGAGTGGGTGTGATATGTCGATGGATATCATGAAACAAGAAACGTTTGGTCCGGTATTACCAATTCAAATTGTAGATACGTTAGACGAAGCTATCGCATTTTCAAATGATTGCGAATATGGTCTAACTTCTTCTATTTATACTAAAGATCTATCAAAAGCGATTCGGGCAGTGAAAAGGCTCGAGTTTGGAGAAACCTATATTAACCGAGAAAATTTTGAAGCAATGCAAGGATTTCATGCAGGAGTTAGGAAGTCGGGTATAGGTGGTGCAGATGGGAAACATGGCTTATATGAATACTTGAGCACTCAAGTCGTCTACATGCAATCTTAG
- a CDS encoding aldehyde dehydrogenase family protein: MEKNIKKYDNFIGGVFAECKERIKVYNPATEELISTIPSSGEEDISRALESATHAKQNWAGLPAIERAKHLRVIANKIREKVLFWLVSLVRNRVKH; the protein is encoded by the coding sequence ATGGAAAAAAATATAAAAAAATACGATAATTTCATTGGTGGTGTATTTGCTGAGTGTAAAGAAAGAATCAAGGTTTATAACCCAGCAACAGAAGAATTAATATCTACTATCCCATCTTCCGGTGAAGAAGATATTAGTCGTGCGCTTGAATCTGCTACTCACGCAAAACAAAACTGGGCTGGTCTTCCAGCGATTGAAAGAGCAAAACATCTTCGTGTTATTGCTAACAAAATTAGAGAAAAAGTTCTTTTCTGGCTCGTGTCATTAGTGAGGAACAGGGTAAAACATTAG
- the fucO gene encoding lactaldehyde reductase: protein MAFALNLPKLSFVGAGAVADAIEVLNQQSLNKILLVTDGNLVKLGILDTVFEQLKLHGIDYVLFDKVTPNPTATLVREGYQAYLDNACDGFVAVGGGSPMDCCKAIRVVAANPNKDICEFNGVGHVTNPGQFFVAINTTAGTAAEMTSNSVITDEENQVKMVIIDSKQIPDVTVNDANLMVGLPASVTAATGMDALTHAIEAYVTPGAHTLTDPTALEAIKLITKWLPIAVADGKNVEARDKLACAQFLAGMAFNSAGLGLVHAMAHQPGATHNLPHGVCNAILLPYVCEYNAQYVPERFASVAEAMLDAKLDVDAKEGAQRAIDLIKSLSAKVSIPSGFAELGIKKEDIGGWIDKAMADPCLPGNPHLPSPEEVSAIYTSAL, encoded by the coding sequence ATGGCTTTTGCTTTAAATTTACCAAAACTCAGCTTTGTTGGTGCAGGCGCAGTTGCTGACGCGATTGAAGTGCTGAATCAACAATCCTTAAATAAAATATTGCTTGTAACCGACGGTAACCTAGTAAAGTTAGGAATATTGGATACTGTTTTTGAGCAACTTAAGCTACATGGTATCGACTATGTATTGTTTGATAAAGTCACACCGAATCCTACGGCTACTCTAGTTCGTGAAGGTTATCAGGCCTATCTCGACAATGCTTGTGATGGATTTGTTGCGGTTGGTGGCGGTAGTCCTATGGATTGTTGCAAAGCGATTCGCGTGGTAGCGGCAAACCCAAATAAAGATATTTGTGAGTTCAATGGTGTTGGTCACGTTACTAACCCGGGACAGTTCTTTGTTGCCATCAACACAACAGCTGGTACAGCCGCTGAAATGACATCAAATTCTGTGATTACTGATGAAGAAAACCAAGTTAAAATGGTCATCATAGACTCGAAGCAGATCCCTGATGTTACCGTTAATGATGCCAATTTAATGGTTGGCTTACCAGCGAGTGTTACTGCTGCAACAGGTATGGATGCACTAACTCACGCAATAGAAGCTTACGTGACTCCAGGAGCTCACACTCTAACCGACCCAACGGCTCTCGAAGCAATTAAACTGATCACTAAGTGGTTGCCTATTGCAGTGGCTGATGGAAAAAATGTAGAAGCTCGCGACAAGCTAGCTTGTGCGCAATTCTTAGCTGGTATGGCATTCAATAGTGCGGGACTTGGTCTGGTCCACGCGATGGCTCACCAACCGGGAGCGACTCACAATCTTCCACACGGGGTTTGTAATGCGATCCTTTTACCTTATGTATGCGAGTATAATGCTCAATATGTACCGGAAAGGTTCGCTTCAGTCGCAGAAGCTATGCTAGATGCTAAGTTAGATGTCGACGCAAAAGAGGGTGCTCAGCGCGCAATAGATCTAATTAAATCGCTTTCTGCGAAAGTATCTATCCCAAGCGGCTTTGCTGAACTAGGAATCAAAAAAGAAGATATTGGGGGCTGGATAGATAAAGCGATGGCCGATCCATGTCTGCCAGGCAACCCTCATTTACCGAGCCCAGAAGAAGTGAGTGCCATCTATACCTCTGCATTGTAA
- the rhaD gene encoding rhamnulose-1-phosphate aldolase: MRKTVKINELVLNEISKVSEVGSYLWQREWAERNGGNISVDVTDIFGEFNEDLSEFPHCFLQSVGEFVFPKESAGHIFFVKGTGERIRELSRPEDAGCILRIDDEAKGYHLLWGGRGQDDYSPTSEFISHVEIIMAKQKAGFKDRCVVHTHPLELIMLSHHPDYAHSDEAFTSVCWQMLPEVRAFVPRGIGVVPYCMPGSQQMAVTTTEKLMVNDVAIWEKHGAVATGVDALEAFDFVDVANKGAKLFLGCLASGFTPEGVSDADMQDLKETFNL, encoded by the coding sequence ATGAGAAAGACAGTAAAAATTAATGAACTGGTTCTAAATGAAATTTCGAAAGTTTCTGAAGTTGGTTCTTATTTATGGCAGAGAGAATGGGCTGAGCGTAATGGTGGCAATATTTCAGTTGACGTTACGGATATTTTTGGTGAGTTCAATGAGGACTTAAGCGAGTTTCCTCACTGCTTCTTACAAAGTGTAGGTGAGTTTGTATTCCCTAAAGAGAGCGCCGGTCATATCTTTTTTGTAAAAGGTACTGGAGAAAGAATTAGAGAGTTAAGTCGCCCTGAAGACGCAGGTTGCATTCTACGAATTGATGACGAAGCAAAAGGTTATCATTTATTGTGGGGAGGCCGTGGGCAAGATGATTACTCACCGACGAGTGAATTTATTTCTCATGTTGAAATCATTATGGCTAAGCAAAAAGCCGGGTTTAAAGATCGTTGTGTTGTACATACGCATCCATTAGAACTAATCATGTTATCCCACCATCCAGATTATGCACACAGTGACGAGGCATTTACGTCGGTTTGCTGGCAAATGCTTCCTGAAGTACGAGCATTTGTGCCAAGAGGTATTGGCGTTGTTCCTTACTGTATGCCTGGTAGTCAACAAATGGCGGTAACGACAACAGAAAAACTGATGGTCAACGATGTCGCTATCTGGGAAAAACACGGGGCGGTCGCGACAGGAGTTGATGCATTAGAAGCCTTCGACTTTGTCGATGTTGCCAATAAAGGCGCGAAGCTTTTCCTTGGCTGCTTAGCGAGTGGTTTTACGCCAGAAGGTGTAAGTGACGCGGATATGCAGGATCTAAAAGAAACCTTTAATTTATAG
- a CDS encoding L-rhamnose mutarotase has translation MFYFLDEETSNLFAYVEITDQERWNEIAETEVCKTWWFYMKDIMRTNEDNSPISKELKDVFFMQ, from the coding sequence ATATTCTATTTTTTAGATGAAGAAACAAGTAATCTATTTGCCTACGTAGAAATTACAGACCAAGAAAGATGGAATGAAATTGCCGAAACTGAAGTGTGTAAGACGTGGTGGTTTTATATGAAAGATATTATGCGGACCAACGAAGATAACTCTCCAATATCAAAAGAGCTAAAAGATGTATTTTTCATGCAGTAG
- a CDS encoding L-rhamnose mutarotase → MDSNIIRKAFVMSIYPEFHHEYKKRHDEIWPELMDVLKNMAQVDILFFR, encoded by the coding sequence ATGGATTCTAATATTATTAGAAAGGCATTTGTTATGTCTATTTACCCTGAATTTCATCATGAATATAAAAAAAGGCATGATGAAATATGGCCAGAGTTAATGGATGTTTTAAAAAACATGGCGCAAGTAGATATTCTATTTTTTAGATGA
- a CDS encoding ABC transporter permease: MEKINSRTIEDNMPKSSSLPSWLFGWESFLFATAVCVFIINSFASPYFLDPWSLSDATFNFTEKAIIALPLALVIIVREIDISVASIIALSSTAMGFTAEVTDSLALICVSGMIVGTICGAINGLLVTKLNIPSIVVTIGTMSLFRGVTYILLGDEALKNYPESFSYFGQGYVFSVFSFEFITFLMLAVIFYFLLQKSNFGRRTYAIGNNPTAAYYSGVNVAKHKLILFTLVGFFCGVAAIMLTSRLGSTRPTIALGWELSIITMVVLGGVSILGGSGTIVGVVISIFLMGLVTVGLGLINVPGIVMSIVIGLMLISVIALPKIFKRIKNK; this comes from the coding sequence ATGGAAAAAATTAATAGTAGAACTATAGAGGATAATATGCCTAAAAGTAGCTCGTTACCTAGTTGGCTGTTCGGTTGGGAATCCTTTTTGTTTGCAACTGCGGTATGTGTTTTTATAATTAATAGTTTTGCATCACCTTATTTTTTAGACCCATGGTCATTATCAGATGCCACATTTAATTTTACCGAAAAAGCAATTATCGCATTACCGCTCGCACTTGTAATAATTGTAAGGGAGATAGATATTTCCGTTGCTTCTATTATTGCATTAAGTTCAACTGCGATGGGTTTTACCGCAGAGGTAACTGACAGTTTGGCGTTAATATGCGTGTCAGGAATGATTGTTGGTACAATATGCGGTGCAATAAATGGATTGTTGGTAACGAAGTTAAATATACCTTCTATTGTCGTGACAATAGGTACGATGAGTTTGTTCCGAGGGGTTACTTATATACTTTTAGGAGATGAGGCGTTAAAAAATTACCCAGAATCATTTTCGTATTTTGGGCAGGGTTATGTATTTTCAGTATTTAGCTTTGAATTTATTACTTTCTTAATGTTAGCAGTAATATTCTATTTTTTATTACAAAAATCAAATTTTGGTCGTCGTACCTACGCGATTGGTAATAATCCTACAGCAGCCTATTATTCTGGTGTTAATGTCGCAAAGCATAAACTTATACTATTCACTTTAGTTGGCTTCTTTTGTGGTGTGGCCGCCATTATGTTGACCTCTCGTTTAGGAAGTACCAGACCAACTATCGCGCTTGGTTGGGAGTTGAGCATTATCACTATGGTTGTACTTGGCGGTGTTAGTATTCTCGGTGGTTCGGGTACCATTGTCGGCGTTGTCATTTCAATTTTCTTAATGGGATTGGTGACCGTTGGTTTAGGTCTAATTAACGTACCTGGCATCGTAATGTCGATTGTTATTGGTCTAATGTTAATTAGCGTAATTGCATTGCCTAAGATATTTAAACGTATAAAAAATAAATAA
- a CDS encoding ABC transporter permease, with protein sequence MLKNREAQLGMVIVLLLALIGMITPDFLGLSNLLGVYNDTSILIILALGQMLVIITRCIDLSVAANVALTGMVVATINNLYPEIPVPFIILIGAALGTLLGMINGWLVWKMNIPAIVVTLGTMSIYRGTVFLISKGAWINAHQMSDTFLQIPRFEILGLPVLGWCSIIAVAGMYYFTRHRQMGRRIYAAGNSPTAAYYIGVDVGKKQFLAFTISGLCAGIASYLWISRYAVAYVDIANGFELQVIAACVIGGVSIAGGTGTVLGCLLGALFLGIINNALPVIGVSPFWQMAISGSVIILAVIANSRSERKLGRIILRKAVQSAS encoded by the coding sequence ATGTTAAAAAACCGCGAAGCACAACTTGGTATGGTTATAGTTTTGCTACTTGCACTTATAGGAATGATTACTCCGGACTTTTTAGGATTGTCCAATCTTCTCGGTGTTTACAATGATACGTCCATACTGATTATCTTAGCGTTAGGGCAGATGTTGGTCATTATCACTCGATGTATAGACCTTTCTGTCGCTGCTAATGTTGCTCTTACAGGTATGGTGGTTGCAACAATTAATAATCTATATCCAGAAATCCCAGTCCCTTTCATCATATTAATTGGTGCGGCATTAGGCACCTTACTGGGTATGATTAATGGCTGGCTTGTGTGGAAGATGAATATTCCTGCCATTGTAGTGACATTGGGAACAATGAGTATTTATCGTGGAACGGTGTTCTTAATCAGCAAAGGTGCATGGATCAATGCTCACCAAATGAGTGACACTTTCTTGCAAATTCCACGTTTCGAAATCTTAGGGCTTCCAGTTCTGGGTTGGTGTTCAATAATCGCAGTAGCGGGAATGTATTATTTTACTCGACATCGTCAGATGGGCAGAAGAATTTACGCTGCCGGTAATAGTCCTACTGCTGCCTACTATATTGGTGTAGATGTGGGGAAAAAGCAGTTTTTGGCGTTCACTATTTCTGGCCTTTGTGCGGGTATTGCCAGCTACCTCTGGATTTCCCGATATGCGGTTGCCTACGTGGATATTGCAAATGGATTTGAATTGCAAGTTATTGCAGCATGCGTCATTGGTGGTGTGAGTATTGCTGGAGGCACGGGTACGGTTTTAGGTTGTCTTCTTGGGGCTCTGTTTTTGGGCATCATTAATAACGCATTACCTGTCATTGGTGTTTCACCTTTCTGGCAGATGGCCATCTCAGGCTCGGTAATTATTCTTGCTGTTATAGCGAACTCTCGTTCAGAACGAAAACTAGGACGGATCATTTTGCGCAAAGCCGTACAAAGTGCGTCTTAA
- a CDS encoding sugar ABC transporter ATP-binding protein — MSEVNPIFSLRDISKHFPGVKALDKVQLDLYPGQVTALVGENGAGKSTLVKVMTGIHQPTSGTLILDDKPVELVTPEDARLLGITAIHQETVLFDELSVAENIFAGHYMKHPSGRLNWPGMESESARILKEIDAPLDPKKLLKELSIGQRHMVAIARALSFDAKVVILDEPTAALSHREIEDFYNIVRRLKAKGCAIMFISHKFDEIYTIADRFTVFRDGCYVGDGKIPEVAEAELVTMMVGRTIDNAYPKVDAEFGAEIMKVENFSHPTEFDDINFDLREGEILGFYGLVGAGRTELMQSLFGVTNIASGQIKIDRTNIAINSPSDAIKAGIVYVPEERQSQGTVLEFPIYQNIGLPQLDKINSNGLLDDEAEYALADEYAKRLRVKAPNWHEKVENLSGGNQQKVVIGKWLATKPKVIILDEPTKGIDIGSKAAVHEFMSELTGQGLAVIMVSSELPEVMGMADRIIVMREGLMVNEFARDDFTAEKLVSAATGATGGLYEKYVKKPRSTTWYGYSFATCTYRNDYSGLFRIVQSSRCLQ, encoded by the coding sequence ATGTCAGAAGTAAACCCTATTTTCTCTTTGCGGGACATTAGCAAGCACTTTCCAGGTGTAAAGGCCTTGGATAAGGTGCAGCTAGACCTCTATCCTGGTCAAGTCACTGCTCTGGTTGGCGAAAACGGTGCAGGTAAATCTACGCTAGTAAAAGTAATGACAGGGATTCATCAACCAACCTCTGGAACATTAATTCTAGATGATAAACCTGTCGAGTTAGTTACGCCTGAAGACGCACGATTACTTGGTATTACAGCTATTCACCAAGAAACCGTATTATTTGATGAGCTCAGTGTTGCGGAGAATATATTCGCTGGGCACTATATGAAACACCCTTCTGGCCGTTTGAATTGGCCGGGCATGGAAAGCGAATCCGCTCGTATCCTAAAAGAAATTGATGCTCCACTTGATCCTAAAAAACTATTAAAAGAATTAAGTATTGGACAAAGGCATATGGTCGCCATAGCCAGAGCACTATCATTTGATGCCAAAGTAGTCATTCTTGATGAACCAACAGCAGCGCTTTCTCATCGTGAAATCGAAGATTTTTATAATATTGTACGCCGACTGAAGGCCAAAGGTTGTGCAATCATGTTCATCAGCCATAAGTTTGATGAAATTTACACGATTGCTGACAGATTTACTGTATTTAGAGATGGATGCTATGTCGGGGATGGAAAAATCCCTGAAGTCGCAGAAGCTGAACTCGTGACAATGATGGTAGGAAGAACCATTGATAATGCTTATCCAAAAGTAGACGCTGAATTTGGCGCAGAAATAATGAAAGTCGAGAATTTCAGCCACCCGACAGAGTTTGACGATATTAATTTTGACCTTAGAGAAGGTGAAATATTAGGGTTTTATGGATTAGTTGGTGCCGGTCGTACTGAACTAATGCAGTCACTGTTTGGTGTGACAAACATAGCGTCTGGTCAAATAAAAATTGATAGGACAAATATTGCTATTAATTCCCCGAGCGATGCAATCAAGGCTGGCATTGTTTACGTTCCAGAAGAGCGCCAAAGCCAGGGAACGGTACTTGAGTTTCCAATATATCAAAACATAGGTTTACCACAGCTTGACAAAATTAACTCAAATGGTCTTTTAGACGACGAAGCTGAGTATGCATTAGCGGATGAATATGCTAAGCGTTTGCGAGTAAAAGCACCCAACTGGCACGAAAAAGTAGAGAACCTCTCAGGCGGAAATCAACAAAAAGTGGTCATTGGAAAATGGCTGGCGACAAAACCCAAAGTCATCATTTTAGATGAACCGACCAAAGGGATAGATATTGGGTCTAAAGCTGCTGTGCATGAGTTTATGTCTGAACTTACTGGTCAAGGGCTTGCGGTTATCATGGTGTCTTCTGAACTACCGGAAGTAATGGGAATGGCTGACCGTATTATTGTTATGCGAGAAGGTTTGATGGTAAATGAATTTGCTCGCGACGATTTTACCGCCGAAAAACTAGTCAGCGCCGCAACCGGTGCGACAGGGGGGCTTTATGAAAAATATGTTAAAAAACCGCGAAGCACAACTTGGTATGGTTATAGTTTTGCTACTTGCACTTATAGGAATGATTACTCCGGACTTTTTAGGATTGTCCAATCTTCTCGGTGTTTACAATGA
- the rhaS gene encoding rhamnose ABC transporter substrate-binding protein: MKIEKILKSTLLITSLFAAAFAQADEYRIGLVVKAQGIGFFEAAYAGATEASKEIKDDVKIIYTGPVTPTAEGQIEIVNSLISQRVDAIVISANDTDALVPILKKAQKRGIKVVSFDSGVAAPGRAIHLNPSSNELIGQINVDLASDALVAAKSDKGDIAILSATPTATNQNIWIAEMKKVLPQHPELNLVATVYGDDLADKSYRETQGLIKTYPNLKAIVAPTSVGIVAAAQAVTDMGKTGEIFVTGLGLPSELAGHVKSGAVHSFAIWNPIDLGYAATTIAYNLIKGNATDTEVEMGRMGTAKLDKDGNAAMAKPFIYNSTNVEEFAKIF, translated from the coding sequence ATGAAAATAGAAAAAATTCTTAAATCTACCCTACTTATAACGAGTTTATTTGCAGCTGCTTTCGCTCAAGCTGACGAATACCGCATCGGTCTTGTGGTTAAAGCGCAAGGTATTGGTTTCTTTGAAGCAGCGTATGCTGGTGCAACAGAAGCATCAAAAGAAATTAAAGATGATGTCAAAATTATTTATACAGGACCTGTAACACCAACAGCAGAAGGTCAAATTGAAATAGTGAATTCACTAATCTCTCAACGAGTTGATGCGATTGTTATTTCTGCCAATGATACTGATGCTCTAGTGCCAATTTTGAAGAAAGCGCAAAAGCGTGGAATAAAAGTGGTTTCTTTTGACTCTGGAGTAGCAGCTCCTGGTCGAGCTATCCATCTTAATCCATCTAGTAATGAACTAATAGGTCAAATCAATGTAGACCTAGCTTCAGATGCGTTGGTAGCAGCGAAAAGTGACAAAGGTGATATTGCTATCTTAAGCGCAACACCTACAGCAACAAACCAAAATATTTGGATAGCAGAAATGAAGAAAGTTCTGCCACAACACCCTGAACTAAACCTAGTTGCGACAGTATATGGCGATGACTTAGCAGATAAGAGTTATCGCGAAACTCAAGGATTGATCAAAACATATCCTAACCTTAAAGCTATTGTCGCTCCGACATCAGTTGGTATTGTTGCTGCAGCACAAGCGGTTACTGATATGGGTAAAACAGGTGAAATCTTTGTCACTGGTCTAGGGCTACCATCTGAATTAGCTGGACATGTTAAATCAGGAGCAGTTCACAGCTTTGCAATTTGGAACCCGATTGATCTAGGTTATGCAGCAACAACGATTGCTTACAACCTAATCAAAGGTAATGCGACAGACACTGAAGTAGAAATGGGTCGTATGGGCACAGCTAAGTTAGATAAAGATGGCAATGCAGCAATGGCCAAACCGTTTATCTATAACAGTACGAATGTAGAAGAATTTGCAAAAATTTTCTAA
- the rhaA gene encoding L-rhamnose isomerase encodes MSKADQIKSSYDNAKSVFSEMGIDTEVVMQQLNDISVSMHCWQGDDVSGFENPEGELTGGIQTTGNYPGKATTPEQLRADIDVAMSMIPGALRLNLHAIYLESDEYVERDQIKPEHFENWVQWAKKQKVGLDFNPSCFSHEMSADNMTLSHPKEEVREFWIRHCIASRKVSEYFGKELGTPSVMNIWVPDGYKDVPADRLAPRKRLMESLDKIIAEPISKKYHKDAVESKLFGIGTEAYTAGSNEFYMGYAASRDVMLCLDSGHFHPTEVISDKISSASLYVNEMLLHVSRPIRWDSDHVVMLDDETQAIANEIIRHDLLDRVSIGLDFFDASINRIAAWVIGTRNMKKALMRALLEPTDQLRTLENDGDFTSRLALLEESKSLPWSAVWDYYCFKQDVPVGASWLDQVKQYEEEVLLKR; translated from the coding sequence ATGAGTAAGGCAGACCAAATAAAGTCGAGTTACGACAATGCTAAATCCGTGTTTTCTGAAATGGGGATAGACACAGAAGTTGTTATGCAGCAATTGAACGATATTTCTGTATCTATGCACTGTTGGCAAGGGGACGATGTATCTGGATTTGAAAACCCTGAAGGTGAACTAACTGGTGGTATTCAAACGACGGGTAATTACCCTGGCAAAGCAACAACACCTGAGCAATTAAGAGCGGATATCGATGTTGCTATGAGCATGATCCCTGGTGCGTTGCGTTTGAACCTTCACGCTATCTATTTAGAGAGTGATGAGTATGTTGAACGTGATCAAATTAAGCCAGAGCATTTTGAAAATTGGGTTCAATGGGCGAAAAAGCAAAAAGTTGGCTTAGACTTCAATCCTTCTTGCTTTTCTCATGAAATGAGCGCAGACAACATGACACTCAGTCATCCAAAAGAAGAAGTTAGAGAGTTTTGGATTAGACACTGTATCGCGAGTCGAAAAGTTTCGGAATACTTTGGCAAAGAGTTGGGAACGCCGTCTGTCATGAATATTTGGGTTCCTGATGGTTACAAAGATGTACCCGCTGATCGTTTAGCGCCTCGTAAACGCTTAATGGAGTCTTTGGACAAGATTATTGCAGAGCCTATTTCTAAAAAATATCATAAAGACGCTGTTGAATCTAAGTTGTTTGGCATAGGAACCGAAGCTTATACCGCTGGTTCAAATGAGTTTTACATGGGTTACGCAGCTTCAAGAGATGTCATGCTTTGTCTTGACTCGGGTCATTTCCATCCAACTGAAGTTATTTCAGACAAAATTTCTTCCGCATCACTATATGTAAATGAAATGTTACTGCACGTAAGCCGCCCAATTCGTTGGGACAGTGACCACGTAGTGATGTTAGACGACGAAACACAAGCGATAGCGAACGAGATCATTCGCCACGATTTACTAGACAGAGTTAGCATTGGCTTGGATTTCTTTGACGCTTCCATTAACCGAATTGCAGCGTGGGTTATTGGTACTCGTAACATGAAAAAAGCCTTAATGCGTGCGCTTTTAGAGCCCACAGATCAATTGAGAACTCTTGAAAATGACGGGGATTTTACTAGTAGGTTGGCCTTATTAGAAGAATCTAAATCTCTACCTTGGTCTGCTGTGTGGGATTACTACTGCTTTAAGCAAGACGTTCCTGTAGGCGCAAGTTGGTTGGATCAAGTAAAACAATATGAAGAAGAGGTGTTACTAAAGCGTTAA